GCCTGCCAGGGCGCGATGCCGAGTGCGCGCCCGGCTCACCGGACCTCGCGCCAGTCGCCGTAGCCCTCACCGAGCTGGCGACGGTCAGGGCGCCGTTCGGCCTGCGACTGCCCACGGCCTGGGACCGCTGGGGCTACTACTGCTCCTCGGACGACGACTAGGAGCAGCTCGCCGGGCACCACTTGCTGCACACCGACCCCGCGTCCACGAACGTCATCGTGAACGTCGGCCGGGCACATTTCGTGGACTGGTCCTGGCCCGCGGTCGGTCCGTCCTGGATCGACACGGCTCTGTGGGGCATGCGGCTCATTTCCACCGGCGGCCATACCCCTGACCAGGCGTGGGAGTGGACCCTCCGCGTGCCCGGGTGGAGGGATACGGACCCCAGGGCGCTGGCCGCCTTCACCCGGGCCGAGGCCCGTCGCTGGCACGATCTGGCCGCCGATCGGGTACCCACCGCGGCCGCGATCGGCGCGGCCGCCGACGCCTGGGCCGATGCCATCGCCGCCCGCGCCTGAACGCTGCCAGAAGTGCCGATCGGGCCCGTCAGCGGGTGCCTCAGGCGAAGTTCCACCTCTGGTTGCTGTCATCGCCGCCGTGACAGGTCCATTGGTGGATCTTCGCGCCGTTGTCCTTGGACCAGCCTTCGACGTCCATGCACTTGCCGCTGTGGCGGTTGACGAGCTTGAACGTGTTGGCCTCGTCGCCCAGGTACTCGACCTTCCACTCCTGGCTGTCGGTGCCGTAGCACTCCCACTGGTGGATCTTGGCGCCGTCCGCGTACGAAGGCCCCTCGACGTCCATGCACTTCTTGCTGTTGAGATTGATCAGCCTGAAGTAGCCGATGTGGGCGCTGGACGCCTCGAACGTCCACTTCTGGTTGTTGTCGTTGTCGAGCACGCAGCTCCACTGGTGAACCGCCGCTCCGTTGGCCAGGGACCGGGCCTCGACGTCGGCGCACTTCTGGGAGTTCTGGCTCTTCATCTTGGTCGGTGCCGTGGGTGGATACGGGGCCAGAGCGCCGGCTGCCGGTGTTGCCATGACGCCGGCCAGCCCGAGGGCGAGCACCGCAGCGGCCGCAGTTGTACGCATACGTTCTCCCACAGTCGTCCTGAGTCGTGAGTAGTCGTGCTGAGTCGTTCCGCGGACCGGTCCCCGCCGGTCCCGCAGGCGAACGTAACAGCGACGCGTACGCCGCAGGGATCCCCCACCTGGGTGATCCATAGGGCCCGTGACCAGCAGAAACGGTTGGCCAGCGCCATCGGCCGCACCGCCGTCCCGGCTGCCGTTACGGCGCCTCCGTCACCGCCACCGGACGTGGTTCGGCGCGACGTTGGACGTCGAACGCCTGGCGGGCGGCGGCGATCTCCGGGACGTGCGCCACCGACCACTCCGCGATCGCGGTGGTCAGCCGTCCGGCCTCCACCCCCAGGTCACTCAGGGCGTACTCCACACGGGGCGGAACGGTGGCGTAGACCGTACGGCGGACCAGGCCTGACCGTTCCAGCTCGCGGAGCGTCTGGCTCAGCATCTTCTGCGTGATGCCGTCGAGGAGGCGGCGGAGTTCGTTGAAGCGCAGCGGCCCGTCCTGCCGCCGCAACGCCGCCAGGACGTACAGCGTCCACTTGTTGGCGAGCACCTCGACGACCGTGCGCGACGGGCAGTCACGGCGGTAGGTGGAAGTCCAGCGGTCGAGGCCGAGGTTGAGGCCGAGGTCGAGATCCTGTTCCGAGGTAGTACCCATGAGGTACCTAGGTATCAAAAAGGTGCCTTCTATGCAACGGGTACCACTTCCCACCAGGATGGGAGCAGCGATCAAGCGGTCGCAGTCCCGTGAGGAGAGGTAGAGGGGTATCCCATGACCAGCAGCATGTACGCCGTGAGCCAGCGGTCCTACGGCGGCCCCGAGGTGCTTGAGCTCGTCGAGACCGACCGGCCGGAGCCGGGGCCGGGCGAGGTCCTGGTGCGGATCCGCGCCGCCGCGGTCAATCCCGCGGACTGGAAGATCCGCTCCGGAGACGTGCGCAGGTTCGGCGAACCACCCTTCACGGAACAACCGTTCACGCTCGGGTTGGACCTGTCCGGTGTGGTCGAGGCCGTCGGCGCGGAGGTGACCCGGTTCCGGCCCGGTGACGCGGTGTTCGGGAACGCCTTCCCACCGCACGGCGCCCACGCGCAATACGCGGTCACCTCGGAGCAGTGGCTCGCCGCCGTTCCGCGGGGCGTGGACCATGTGCACGCCGCCGCGCTGCCGACCGTGGGCCTCACCGCCTGGCAATCGCTCACGCGCGCCGTCTCACTGAGCGAGGGTCAGCGAGTCCTCATCCACGGGGCGGCCGGCGGGATCGGCCACCTGGCCGTGCAGATCGCCAAGGCACAGGGCGCGTACGTGATCGGCACGGCCCGCACGGGCAAGCACGCCTTCCTGTACGACCTGGGCGCCGACGAGGTCATCGACTACACGCAGGTCGACTTCGCCCAGGCCGTACGGGACGTCGACATCGTCCTGGACCCGATCGCCGACGACTACGGGCCCCGCTCCCTGGCCGTGCTCGCGCCGGGCGGCACGCTCATCGACGTACGCGGCACCGGCCCCGACCGCAGCACCGTCCGGGAGCAGGCCGCGGCACGCGGTCTGCGCTTCGTCGAGTTCGGCTTCACCCCGTCCGGGACCGACCTGGAGAGCATCGCCGAACTGGCGGAAGGCGGCGCCCTGCGGGTCTCGGTCGAGAAGGTGCTGCCGCTACGGGAGGCGGCCGAGGCCCACCGGCTCAGCGAAGGGGGCCGAGTCAAGGGCAAGATCGTCCTCACCGTCTGACGGGTTGTTCGGCGCGGGATGACAGAGCCTGTCCCGTAGGGGACAGGGCAGTCGGCATCCCCACGCGGGCCCCGAGGGGGTTTTCCCCCTGTGCGGCCCGGGGGGTCGCTCCATGTCGCGGCGGAGCGGCCGGCGGGCAGGATCCATCCATGACTTCACGGCGAACAAGAATCCGGATTATGGCTGGTGCGGCGGTCTTGGGAAGTGTGTCCGTGTCCGCCCTGGTGGGTGTGGCTCCGGTCTCGGCGGCGGCCGACTCCCACAGTGACTGGGCACGGGGTGGGGCCGTCGTCTCCGTCGAGCAAGCGGCCGACCTCACAGCGGAGGAAGTGGCCGGGGAACTCCGGGGAAAGATCGACTCGTCCCAGCTCCGCTACGGCGTGACCGCCTATCGGGTCACCTACCGCACCACCGACAGCGCGGGCGCCCCCACGACCGCGAGCCAGCTCGTCGTCCTGCCCAAGAACGGGGCACGCCACCTGTCCACCGTCTCCTGGCTGCACGGCACCACCGTCTACCGCAAGGACGTCGCCTCGGAGAATCCGAAGTCGGACGACCGGCTCGCCGCCCTGCTGTTCGCCTCGACCGGGCGGGCCGTTTCGGCGCCCGACTACGTGGGCCTCGGATCGGGCGAAGGCTTCCACCCCTACGGTGGCCCCCGGGCCACCGTCGCGGCCTCGGTGGACGGCCTGCGCGCGGCCCGCACCGTGGCCCACCGGAGCGGCCGGGAGCTGGAGCAGAAGGTTCAGGTCAGCGGGTTCTCACAGGGCGGCCCCGCGACCATGCTGGTGGGCCGGGCACTTCAGCAGGAGGGCGCCGACCGCTACTTCCGGCTGGGGGCGCTCGCCCCGGTCAGCGGCCCCTACAGCCTCTCGGCCTTCGAGGCCGCCGCAGCCGACGACAAGATCGCCAAATCCGGCATCTACCTCGCCTACTTCGTCACCGCGTGGAACAAGATGTACGGCCTCTACACGTCACCCGGCGATGTCTTCCGCTCTCCCTACGCGAGTGAGGTGGAGGGCCTGTTCGACGGCTATCACACCACCCAGCAGATCGTCGACGCACTCCCGGCGGCCTCCAAGGACCTGTTCACCGAGGACTTCCTGAACAAGATCCGCAGGCCCGACGGTGTCCTGAAGGACAGGCTCCGCCCGATGGACAACACGTGCGACTGGCGGCCGAACGTACCGGTGGAGATCTTCCACGGCCGGGGCGACAAGGACGTCGACTTCAGTCACGCGACGTACTGCGCCGACCAGTTGACCAGGAACGGCGCCGCACACCGGCTGACCGACGTCGGCGACTACGACCACAACGGATCGGTTCAGCAAGCCCTGCCCCGGATCGTCAGATTCTTCGACGAGTCGGCGGCGAAGACCGACTGAAGCACGCCGGCTCGAACCGGCCGTAGGTAGGGTTCGCCCATGGCGAGCCGGCACCGTTCGACGGGTTTCACCGAGGCCCAGCTGTCGATCATCGACGAACTGGGAGTCCTGCCGTTCCCCGAGCAGGAAGGCAGGCCGGGGACGGGCGGCGGGTGGGGTGGGCCTGGATATCACGTGGCCGTGCTCCGGCAGAGCCAGGACTTCTGGGATGACCGGAGCGACGAGATCGTCGAGGCGGCCGAGAAAGAGCTCGAAGCCGATCTCGATGCCCTGGTGGCCGTTCTGACCGCCCGTTGGGGCGCCCCCACGACGGTCGACCTGTGGCCGTATCTCGGGTTCGACCATCCGGACCCTGAGTTCACGGCTCCCGAGCCGTTGGGCTTCCTGTGCAACGTCGCCGGCCGCATGCAGGTGTGGCGGCCGCCGTCCTCTGGCCGATGGCTCGCGCTGGCCATCGGTCAGGCGGATCGGGAGCTGCCCTTCGAACTGCTCGCCGCCATGGGTGAGGCGTCCTCGCTCCCGGGATGAGTCGGGCCCGGAGGCCGTCACGGCGCGGAAGTGCATACGTACGCACGTTCGTACACACGTTTACATGCCCGGTATGTCGTAGCCGGGGTCCGGATGCTGACGGGGGGTCCACCACTCGGTAAGACCCCACACCCCGAGCGCGAGCGCTGCCAGGGCCGCGACCGCCCCAGCCCACGGCGGTACCCGCCTGACGGCCATGGCCCAGGTGAAGAGCGGCACCAGCGCGCCGCCGAGCAGGATGAGCGGCAGGTCGACGAAGACCACGCTCAGGTCGCGGGCGTGGCCCTCGAACCCCCCGTCAATACTGAACGCGGCCCGGGGTAGCCAGACAGCCAGCCCGGTCAACGCACCGAGGCCCGCGAAGAAGTATCTGGCCTGACGCGCCTGACGCTCGTCCTGCGGCTTCAAACCGGTCCGCCCTGGGGTGTTTTCCCTCATGCCCTCTGGACGTGGCAGCCAGACGCACGGTTGCAGGGACAGCCGGCGCCTACGGTGGTGGTGGTCGGTTCGATGCGGGCCAGTGCGCCCGTCTCCAGCGCCGTCCACAGGGCGCCGTCCGGGCCCACCGTGATCCCGTGCGGCTCGGAGGCCGGGGTGGGCAGGTCGTGGAGGGTGATGGTGCCGTCGGGGGTGATCGAGCCGACGCGGTTGGCGCCCCACTCGGTGAACCACGCCGTGCCGTCGGCGTCGGTGGTGACGGCATGCGGCCGGGCCGTGCGGTCGGGGAGCGGGTATTCGGTGATCCGGCCGTCGGGGGTCCTCCGACCGATCTGACCGGCCGCGATCTCCGTGAACCAGACGCTTCCATCCGGGCCCACGGCGATTCCGACCGGTGCGGCCGCCTCGGTGGGGAGCTCCTGGACCGTGATGCGGCCGTCCATGCCGATGCGGCCGATGGCGTTGGCCCGGTTCATCGTGAACCACATCGCGTCCCCGGCCGCGGCGATCGCGGAGGGGAACGCGGAGGGAGACGCGCCGGTGCGCGGTCGCGGCAGCGGGTACTCCGTGACCGTTCCGTCGGTGGTGATGCGGCCGATGCGGTCGGCGGCGGTCTCGGTGAACCACAGCGCGCCGTCCGGCCCCGCGGCGATGCCGAAGGGGCCGCACTCCGGGGTCGGCGGCGCGAACTCCGTCACCTGGCCGGCCGTCGTGATCCGCCCGATCCGGTGCGCCCGGTACGTGGTGAACCACAGAGCGCCGTCCGGCCCGTTGCAGATGACCGTCGGGCTGCTGTCCGGGGCGAGCTGATGGCTGGTCGGCTCCTGTCCCGGGACGAGCCGACCGATCCTGGCGCTGTGCACCAGGGTGAACCAGAGCGCGCCGTCCGGGCCGGTGGTGAGGGCGTACGGGCCGCTGTCGCGGCCGGACACCGGGTACTCCTCGACGTCCGGGGTCGTCACTCCGACTTCCCCAGACCTTCGGCGGCGGCGATGCGCTCGATGTCCCGCGGCGAACCGCCCATGATGGTCCGGGCGTGCGCGGTCACCAGCTCGACGGGCCAGTCCCACCAGGCGGCGCGCAGGAGCCGTTCGATGTCCCCGTCGTCGAAGCGCTGCCTGATCGTCCGGGCCGGGTTCCCGCCCACGACGGTGTACGGCGGCACGTCGGCGGTGACCATCGCTCCGGCCGCGATCACCGCGCCGTCGCCGATCCGCACGCCGGGCAGCACGGTGGCCCCGTATCCGAACCACACGTCGTTGCCGACCACCGTGTCCCCGCGGCTGGGCATCGCGGTGACGAGGTCGAGGGTCCGCTCGGTCCACTCCCCGCCGAACATGGTGAAGGGGAAGGTGGACACCCCCATCGACGGGTGCTCCGCGCCCGCCATCAGGAACCGGGTGCCCGTGGCGATCGCGCAATACTTGCCGATGATCAGCCGTTCCGGGCCGTAGGCGTACAGCACGTTGCGCCGTACGAAGTCGGTCGCGCCGTCGGGGTCGTCGTAGTAGGTGAAATCACCCACCACGACGTTCGTCCCGGCGACCAGTGGTTTGAGGAAGACGACCCTGTCGTGGGCGGGCAGGGGATGGACGCTGGCCGGGTCGGGTGCCCCGGCGGCGGCAGCGGTGCTCGGTTCGGATGTCACGCGCGAATCTCTCCGTGGGGTTTGGTTCGTGCTGGGCGGGAGGCGGCCTTCCGGGCCGGTACCCAGCATGCGCATCAGCCCTCCGGGGAGCAACGGCCGATCTTGTTATGGTCGTTCGTTAACCCTGAGGTTCACGAACCGGGGGAGCCGGGGAGCGGGGGACCAGGTGCGACCGGGGACCGGGGGACCGGGGGACCGGGGGCCAGGACCCTCCTCACCCCCGGCCGCGCAATCGTCCGCCGGCGGCGCCTCAAAAGCAGTGCTGATCCGATCCCTCAGCCCGTACCGCTACCAGTGCCTCGCCGAGCGGGGTGCGCCGGTAGAGCACCGACCGTCCGGACCGGGCGCGGACGAGCAGTCCCGCGTCTCGCAGGATGGCGAGGTGGTCTCCCACCGCGCCGGGTGCCATGGCGAGGCTTCGGGCGAGGTGGCTGGTACTGGCCGGGGCGTCCAGCGCCAACAGCAGTCGGGCTCGGGACCGGCCGACCAGAGCGGTCAGGGCGTCCGGCCCGGGGACGGTCTCCTGGTCGCCCCACAGGGCGGCGGTGCCGCGTGCGCAATAGACCAAGGTCCTGGGCCAGGGATCGTCCAGGTGGGCGGCCATGTTCCCGACGAAGACCGAAGGGATCAGCAGGAGCCCGTCGCCGGCGAGGCGGACTGTTCCGACGTGGGGGAAGTGGCCGATCTCGATGCCGCCGGCTTGCCAGGCGATGCTCGGGTGCAGGCTCTCGATGGTCGCGGCCCATCCGTGTTCGCCGATCACACCCACCCGGTGCACGACGTCGCGCTCACAGATCGCGCGCAGTTGCGGCCAGTCCGCGGCGAGCAGCTCGTGCCACGCCTGGTCCATCGCCTCGGCGATCCTGGAGACGGCGTCCGGCGAGTCCAGCACTGCGCGTACGCGGGGATCGCGGGAGGACGGGCCGGTCGCGTTGGTGGCGATTTCGTGGCGAGCCGCTTCCAGCGGTGTGTCCCGGATCATGGCCAGGTCGTCCGCCCAGGTCTGGTTGAGGCCGCGCGGGGGCGGGGCGACGAAGTTCGGTCCGCCTTGCGGTGTGTGCAGGGCGAGGGCGGCGTTCAGTTCGGTCTCGCGGCGAAGCCGTTCAAAGGCCGGCAGGAGCCGGGTGGCCCAGGCTCGCGGCAGCGGCCGGTACTGGCCGGCGAGCGAGCGCAGCAGGAAGCAGAGGTCCATCGCGGGAGAGAGTGCGAAGCGGCTGCGCAGCAGGTCATCGACGGAGACTTCGAAGCGCAGCACCCTGCCATGCTACCGCGGGACGTCGGCTCCGATTCGTCCAGGGACGAATCATTGGTGAGTGGCGTGGGCGCACGGCGACGCTGGGCGCCATGACCCCAATCGCCGAACCCGCGCAGGTCAACCACCGTGCCACGTACCGGGAGGTGCTGGCCGAGCCACGATTCCGGCTGCTCTTCTCGACCCGCACCGTCGCGATCACTGCGGACGCGCTGCGGATCACCACGTTCTCGGTGCTGGTCTTCTCGGCCACCGGCTCCGCGCTGCTGAGCGCACTGGCCTTCGGCATCGGCTTCATCCCGCAGCTGTTCGGCTCGCTGCTGCTGGGCTCACTGGCCGACCGACTGCCGCCCCGCGCGCTCATCACCGGCGGCTACGCCTTGGAGTGCGCCGCCGCCCTGCTGCTCGCCCTGGTGCGGATGCCGATCGCGGCAAGCCTTGGTGTCGTGGCGCTGGTCGCCCTCGCCACACCGGTGTTTCACGGCGCGTCGAGTCGGCTGGTCGCGCAGTCGCTGGAGGGCGACGCCTATGTACTGGGCCGTTCACTGAACAACATCGCTTCCTCCGGCGCGCAATTGTTCGGACTGGCGCTGGGAGGTGCGGTCGTCGCGGTACTCGGCCCGCACCGGGCGCTCGTGGTGAGCGCCGCCCTCTACCTCGGCTGCGCGCTCGCCATCCGCATCCGGCTGCCCCGGCTGCAGCTGGGAGAGTTCGGCGGCACACCCGGCAGCGCTCGGGGCGATGGCGGGGCCGTCCGGGCAAGCCTGCACGGTGCCGGCCTGCTGCTGCGCGGACACACGGTGCGGCGGCTGATGCTGGCCCAGTGGCTACCGCCCGCGTTCGTAGCGGGCGCGGAAGGCCTGATCGTCGCCTACGCCGGAGGACGCCACTTCGCGCCCGGCTGGTACGCGGTGCTGATGGGCTGCCTGCCGGTCGGCATGCTCGTCGGTGACCTGCTGGTGGGCCGACTCCTGCGGCCGCCCACCCGGGAGCGACTGGTGGTCCCGTTGATCGCGCTGATGGGACTGCCGCTGCTCGGCTTCGCCGCCGAACCCGAAGTGGGCGTCTCGTCCTGTCTGCTGCTGCTCTGCGGCTTCGGATTCGCCTACGGTCTCGGCCTGCAACGGCCGTTCCTGGACGCCCTGCCGCAAGATGGCCAGGGCCAGGCCTTCGGCCTGCTCGGCTCCGGCAGCATGACGCTGCAAGGCGTCGGACCGGCCTGCTTCGGCGTGGTGGCCGCAGGCATCGGAACAGGCGGCGCAATCGCCCTGGCAGGCGGCGCGGCGGTGCTCACCGCCGGCTGGATTCTGACCTGGAACCCGCCCAAATCCCCGGTCCCCGTACCGAACCACTCAACGGGATCTTGAGACCACGAGCAACCCATGGAAGGCTCATGCCGCATGATCGATGAATTCGCGAAGGACAACCTGCACGGGAGACTGCGGCGGGACCGCGAGGCGCTCCTCTGGAAACTCGACGGCTTGTCCGAATACGACGCCCGCCGGCCTTTGACGGCGACCGGGACCAGCCTCCTCGGCCTGGTCAAACACGTGGCCAGCGTCGAGGCCAGGTACTTCGGCGAGGTCTTCGACCGCCCGTCCCCGGAACCGCTGTGCCCGTGGCAGGACTCCGACGGCAGCGATCTGTGGGCGGCCGAGGACGAGACCCGCGATCAGATCATCGGGTTCTACCGGCGCACGTGGGAACACTCGGACGCGACGATCAACGAGCTTCCCCTGGACGCCCCCGGTCACGTGCCGTGGTGGCCGGAGCCCCATTCCAACACGAACCTGTTCGCCGTCATGGTCCATGTCCTCAGCGAGTCCGTCCGGCATGCCGGGCACGCCGACATCCTGCGCGAGGGCCTCGACGGCCGGACCGGGGTGCGCGCCGAGCACGAGCAGCAGATCGACGAGGAAGCCCGCGCGGCCTACTGCGCGAAGATCGAGCAGGCCGCCAGGTCGGGTACGTCCATCAAGGCTTAGCTGGATATATCGGGCAGCCTGACATCAGCCCCCTACCGGCGCTTGCGATCTCCGATGGAGAACCGGGAGGCGCTCTACCGGCGGACCGCCGAGATCAGTCCGCCGGGCCGCTCCTCGCGCTGCGGCGGGGTGCTGATCGGGCGGCCGTAGGCGCCGCCGCACTCGCGCAGGGTGTGGCTGCCGGCCTCCCAGCCGTGTCCGGCCAGCCAGCCCACCGGGTCGTCGGACATCTCCGAAACCCACATGGACGCCGCCGATCCCGGCACGGCGTCCGCGCCGAAGCGCTCGATCACGCCGCGCGAGCCCAACGTCAGCCCCATCCGACTGCCTGCCGCCGACTGCGCGCCGATCCGGGCCAGCAGCAGCTCCACCGCGTCCTCGGGCAGATAGATCAGCAGTCCTTCGGCGATCCACACGGTCGGCGCCGCCGGGTCGTGCCCTACGGCGGCCAGTGCGCCGGGCCAGTCCTCACGCAGATCCACCGCGACGGTGATCCGTTCGCAGCGCGCGACGGCCCGCTCCTGGCGCAGCACCGCGGCCTTGAAGTCCAGCGGCGCGGCGGTGTCGACCTCGAACAGCCGGGTGCCCTCGGGCCAGTCCATCCGGAAGGCCCGGCTGTCCATGCCGGCGCCGAGCAGCACGACCTGCCGGACCCCGGACGCAGAGGCCCGCCGCAACAGGTCGTCGAGGAACTTCGTCCTGATGACGATGGAGTACGACACGGCCAGCCGACGGCGTCGCGCGGCCTCGTCCTCGGGCAGCGACGGCGAGGAGGGCCACAGGCCACCGGCGGTGGCGAAGGCCCGTGCCAGCGGGTCGCGGAACAGCGCGTTCTCCCGCTCGGTCTCCAGCGCCCGCACCCTGGCCACCCCCACCGCCGTGGCCCACACTCCCGACGGCCGTACCCGCTCCTGCTCATCAGTCACCGCGCCAGCCTAGCGATCGATTCCAAGGGGCCCGATGAGGGGAGCCGGAGCGTTGCCGAGGCCGCGCCCCCGCCTGCCGGCGGGGGCGCATCGCGATGGACGGGACCGTGGGCCGCGCCCTCAACAGGAGATGTAGTCGAGCACCGCCGAGGTCGGTTCTCCGGCGTGGAAGCCGCTGAAGTTGACGGCCTTGCCCTTGCCCCCGGCCCACGGCGACTCCCACCAGCCACCGTCCGTGAAGAAGATGCGGACATAGGGGCAGCGGCCGTCGGCCCTGGTGTCATGGACCGTGCCGGTGATGTTCCCGTCGCACACGCGGCCGTCGCCGTACCCCTCAGGGCGTGAGCCGGGGCCGCCCGTGTCGAAGACCCTGCAGCCGAGCACCGCGTCGGTGGACGCCTGAGCCGTGGGGGCCGATGCCAGGCCGAGGAGACAGAGAGTGCCCAGCAGGCCGGCCACCGAGGTCATGTGCTTCCTGGATCGCACTCCTTTCAGCAAGAGATGTACCTCATCTCCGCGCCCGTGTACTCGCCCGCGTGATAGCCGCTGAAGTTGACGGCCTTGCCGTTGCCTCCGGCCCACGGGGAATCCCACCAGCCATCGACCGTGAAGAAGATGCGGACGTAGGGGCAGCGGCCGTCGGCCCTGGTGTCGTGCACGGTGCCGGTGATGTTTCCGTCGCACACCCGGCCGTCGCCGTACCCCTCGGCGGTGCGGGGCGCCTCGATGACCCGACAGGTCGATGTCCCTGGCGTGGCCGCCTGGGCCGCGGGGGCGGATACGAGGCCGAGGGCCGATAGGGCGATCACCGCCGCTGTGGTGAACGTCCGGAACCTGATGCTCTTGTTCATGATTCCCCTCGTCATGAGTGCGTCATGAGCGTGTCCGTGACGAGTCTGGTCGCGGGCTGTCTATCCGTCATTGGCCTGTGACGCACGAAGGGTTGTCCCTGAGCGCACGCCGAGTGCCGTACGACGGTGCTCGCCCGGCGGCATGCCGTAGGCGGCACGGAACGAACGGTTGAACGACTCGGGGCTCTTCAGGCCCCACCGGGCGCCGATCGCGTGCACCGGGACGCTCAGCAGCCGCGGGTCGGTGAGGTCACCGTGGCAGCGTTCCAGGCGCTGTCGGCGGATCGCGGCCGACACGGTCTCGCCCCTGGGGCGAAACAGCTGGTGCAGGAGCCTCACGGAGATGTGGTGGTGGGCCGCGATGGCGTCGGGGCCGAGCTGAGGATCGGTCAGGTGGTCCTGGATGAAGACGTCGATGCGGGCGCGCAGCACCTGGTGCCGCGTCTCCGGGGGGACGCGGTCCTGTGCGTCGGCCCGGGACGCGAGCAGTCCCGCGGCCAGGTCCAGGCTGGCCAGGCCGAGCCGCTCACCGTCCGACTCGTCCAGCAGGGGTGCCTCCCGGGCGACCGAGATCAGGTGGTCGGCGAGGATCCGGGCGATCCCGGACCTGGCGGACAGGGTGCTGGCGAACAGCCGGTCCAGTCTGGACTCGGGCACGGGGACGAGCGTTCTGGGGAGGTGCAGGATGACGGCTCGTGCGGCGCCGGTTTCGGGCGTGCTGACGGCTCGTCCGCGGTAGGGCCGCGAGGATGTCCAGAGGGCGAAGTCGCCGGCGTGGAGAGCGGCGTCGTTGCGGCCCTGGGACACCTCCATGGACCCGCCCAGGACCAGGGTCAGCTCGTAGGTCTCGGGGTCCCCGCGGCGGACGAGCTGCGCGGTGCGCTCCGACCGTAGCGCGGGGAAGGCCATGGTGGTCAGCTGAAGAGGGCCGAGGCCGAGGGACCCCACGCTTCCCGTGAAGTCAGAGGCCCCGTCACTGGTGATCCGTGTCGGAGCCACCCCTCGTCCGACGACCTCGCACCACCAGTCGAAACGCTGCTCCCTCGGTAACGCCGCCGTGTTGAACTCGGTGAACGCCATTGACCCCCCACATGGACAACCCGCCTCGCATCTGACTGCCCAACATGGCCAGCGGGCTCACCACGACGCAACGCTCGTCGGCGATATGGCCGAGCCGTTGCCGGAGATGGCCGGAGACGGCCGGAGACGGCCGGGAGGCGCCTGCCTCTGTATCTGCCGCCTGCTGGCTGCCGCCTGTCGCCCGCCGCCGTGGCGTCCGACCCCTCTGATCGGCG
This is a stretch of genomic DNA from Streptomyces sp. NBC_00536. It encodes these proteins:
- a CDS encoding DinB family protein, whose amino-acid sequence is MIDEFAKDNLHGRLRRDREALLWKLDGLSEYDARRPLTATGTSLLGLVKHVASVEARYFGEVFDRPSPEPLCPWQDSDGSDLWAAEDETRDQIIGFYRRTWEHSDATINELPLDAPGHVPWWPEPHSNTNLFAVMVHVLSESVRHAGHADILREGLDGRTGVRAEHEQQIDEEARAAYCAKIEQAARSGTSIKA
- a CDS encoding class I SAM-dependent methyltransferase, with the translated sequence MWATAVGVARVRALETERENALFRDPLARAFATAGGLWPSSPSLPEDEAARRRRLAVSYSIVIRTKFLDDLLRRASASGVRQVVLLGAGMDSRAFRMDWPEGTRLFEVDTAAPLDFKAAVLRQERAVARCERITVAVDLREDWPGALAAVGHDPAAPTVWIAEGLLIYLPEDAVELLLARIGAQSAAGSRMGLTLGSRGVIERFGADAVPGSAASMWVSEMSDDPVGWLAGHGWEAGSHTLRECGGAYGRPISTPPQREERPGGLISAVRR
- a CDS encoding helix-turn-helix domain-containing protein, which produces MAFTEFNTAALPREQRFDWWCEVVGRGVAPTRITSDGASDFTGSVGSLGLGPLQLTTMAFPALRSERTAQLVRRGDPETYELTLVLGGSMEVSQGRNDAALHAGDFALWTSSRPYRGRAVSTPETGAARAVILHLPRTLVPVPESRLDRLFASTLSARSGIARILADHLISVAREAPLLDESDGERLGLASLDLAAGLLASRADAQDRVPPETRHQVLRARIDVFIQDHLTDPQLGPDAIAAHHHISVRLLHQLFRPRGETVSAAIRRQRLERCHGDLTDPRLLSVPVHAIGARWGLKSPESFNRSFRAAYGMPPGEHRRTALGVRSGTTLRASQANDG